Proteins found in one Sporosarcina sp. FSL K6-3457 genomic segment:
- the ezrA gene encoding septation ring formation regulator EzrA produces MIYFIIPIIVLIIVITIAFLFRRKHIQEVGRLEQEKLQIQHKPILEEMTKVKQLNMTGETEENFERWRNEWTEVMDVHMPKIDSRLFDVEDLIDRFRFGKATEVEKEIQETIRFCDKKMNDIMQELNELVGSEEKNRIEMEKLKEQHRAARKTILAHQHSFGMTVNPLEKELEAFNPKFEEYDELTVNGNYLLAREIVISLSTKGDRLFEIIHETPSLLTELQSKIPASLRELRNGTKEMEEQSYYLQHLELPKHLDTIEGELEEMLAKMAELQIESVQQHTSEINDRIDSYYDALENEVTAKHYIDENHNKIAAKLSEIMTLTKETSNEAAFVQQSYRLNEQEAQIPQQALKKLMAIDKRFEVLTTRIEEQVSANSSLQEELQLISEALEQIAEEQDSFVNRMKNLRIDENNVRTKLEELSRRLQNTDRMLHKGNIPGIPDEMEARLEEADEQIYIVTQSLQEVPLNMGIVDTYLENAEKAVLDVSEKVEELLDNVMLIEWIIQYGNRYRASNPEMHTRLLDAEESFRQFRYAKALEQAATAVEEVEPGAMKRIQELVKEHV; encoded by the coding sequence ATGATATACTTCATCATTCCAATTATAGTACTCATCATAGTAATAACAATCGCCTTCTTATTTAGGCGCAAACATATTCAGGAAGTCGGTCGATTGGAGCAGGAGAAATTGCAAATCCAACATAAACCGATTTTAGAAGAAATGACAAAAGTCAAACAACTGAATATGACAGGCGAAACCGAGGAAAACTTTGAACGTTGGCGCAACGAGTGGACAGAAGTGATGGACGTACATATGCCGAAAATTGACTCGCGGTTATTCGATGTAGAAGATCTGATAGATCGTTTTCGTTTTGGAAAAGCGACCGAGGTAGAAAAGGAAATCCAAGAAACAATTCGTTTTTGTGATAAAAAAATGAATGACATTATGCAAGAATTGAACGAACTTGTTGGTAGCGAAGAGAAAAATCGAATTGAGATGGAAAAGCTGAAGGAGCAGCATCGTGCTGCTCGTAAAACAATTTTAGCCCATCAACATTCATTCGGTATGACAGTCAATCCGTTAGAGAAAGAACTTGAAGCGTTTAATCCGAAATTTGAAGAATACGATGAATTAACAGTGAATGGTAATTACTTGTTAGCGAGAGAAATTGTGATTTCTTTGTCAACTAAAGGTGATCGGTTGTTTGAAATTATCCATGAGACACCTTCACTGCTTACTGAGCTGCAAAGTAAGATTCCTGCGTCTCTCCGAGAACTACGGAATGGAACAAAAGAGATGGAAGAGCAATCTTATTATTTACAGCATCTTGAATTGCCAAAACATCTGGACACGATTGAAGGTGAACTTGAAGAGATGCTAGCTAAAATGGCTGAACTTCAAATTGAATCAGTTCAGCAGCATACTTCAGAAATAAATGATCGTATCGATTCCTATTATGATGCGCTGGAAAATGAAGTTACTGCCAAACATTATATTGATGAAAACCATAACAAAATTGCTGCAAAACTTTCAGAAATTATGACGTTGACAAAAGAAACTTCAAACGAAGCAGCGTTTGTTCAGCAAAGTTATCGATTAAATGAACAAGAAGCACAAATTCCGCAACAGGCACTGAAAAAATTGATGGCTATCGACAAACGTTTTGAAGTATTGACAACTCGAATCGAAGAACAAGTATCTGCCAATTCAAGTTTACAGGAAGAGTTACAGCTCATTTCTGAAGCACTTGAACAAATCGCCGAAGAACAAGATAGCTTCGTAAATCGGATGAAAAACTTGCGTATCGATGAAAATAATGTACGAACAAAGCTAGAGGAACTCTCTCGCAGATTGCAAAATACGGATAGAATGCTTCACAAAGGGAATATCCCTGGTATTCCGGATGAAATGGAAGCTCGTTTGGAAGAGGCGGACGAACAGATATATATTGTGACGCAAAGTTTGCAGGAAGTACCTCTGAATATGGGCATTGTGGACACATACTTGGAAAATGCCGAAAAAGCAGTTCTGGACGTCAGTGAGAAAGTAGAAGAGTTATTGGACAATGTGATGCTGATTGAATGGATTATTCAATATGGTAATCGTTACCGAGCTTCTAATCCTGAAATGCATACGCGCTTGTTGGATGCAGAAGAATCATTTAGACAATTCCGTTATGCCAAAGCGCTAGAACAAGCCGCAACAGCAGTTGAAGAAGTTGAACCAGGTGCTATGAAGCGAATTCAGGAACTTGTCAAAGAGCATGTGTAA
- a CDS encoding alpha/beta-type small acid-soluble spore protein, translating to MASNNNGNSNQLVVPGVRQALDQMKNEIANEFGVQMGPDATSRANGSVGGEITKRLVRQAQQQMSGTNQK from the coding sequence ATGGCTAGTAACAACAACGGAAATTCAAATCAGCTTGTCGTTCCAGGTGTAAGACAAGCACTTGATCAAATGAAAAACGAAATTGCAAATGAATTTGGTGTACAGATGGGCCCAGACGCTACATCGCGTGCCAACGGATCCGTCGGCGGAGAAATTACAAAGCGATTAGTACGTCAGGCGCAGCAACAAATGAGTGGCACTAACCAAAAATAA
- a CDS encoding aminotransferase class I/II-fold pyridoxal phosphate-dependent enzyme, producing the protein MKEQGLHKDTIVVHGGYEDQAHHGSLTVPLYQTSTFSFETASQGANRFSGAEEGNIYSRLGNPTVRVLEERMTALENGKGTLAFGSGMAAVSAILVHLTKSGDHILCPRGIYGCTFGLLGIMEQKYNIKHDLIRMETEAEIERAVKPETVCIYVETPINPTMELVDLQAVVNVAKRHGLRVVVDNTFSSPYLQTPLDFGVDFVLHSATKYINGHGDVIGGLLTGNDKEEIETIRMSVQKDFGGIMSPFDAWLLLRGLKTLPVRMERHSSNAEKLITYLKGQHLVEEVFYPYDPDNPQYAIAQRQMRAGGGIISFTVKGGTEEAQLFMDSLSLIKIAVSLGDTETLIQHPATMTHSGVPEQERLRMGITDSLLRLSVGLEHVEDLIGDMEAAFAVMK; encoded by the coding sequence ATGAAGGAACAAGGTTTACACAAAGATACGATTGTTGTGCATGGTGGCTATGAGGATCAGGCGCATCATGGTAGTCTCACAGTACCGCTGTATCAGACATCGACATTTTCGTTTGAAACCGCTAGTCAAGGAGCAAATCGGTTCTCGGGAGCCGAGGAAGGAAATATTTATTCGAGGCTTGGTAATCCAACGGTACGTGTGTTGGAGGAGCGGATGACAGCTCTTGAGAATGGTAAAGGAACACTTGCTTTCGGCTCGGGGATGGCGGCTGTTAGCGCAATTTTGGTGCATTTGACTAAATCGGGGGATCATATTCTATGTCCACGCGGAATTTATGGCTGCACATTTGGGCTTCTTGGCATTATGGAGCAGAAGTATAATATCAAACATGATCTGATTCGGATGGAGACAGAAGCAGAAATAGAACGGGCAGTTAAACCAGAAACTGTTTGTATCTATGTAGAAACGCCTATTAACCCGACGATGGAGCTTGTTGACCTTCAGGCAGTTGTCAATGTTGCGAAGCGTCATGGATTACGAGTAGTCGTTGATAACACGTTTTCATCGCCGTATTTGCAAACGCCACTTGATTTTGGTGTCGATTTTGTTTTGCATAGTGCAACAAAATATATCAATGGTCATGGAGATGTTATCGGAGGGCTACTAACTGGGAATGACAAGGAAGAGATAGAGACGATTCGGATGTCTGTACAAAAGGATTTTGGAGGCATTATGTCACCATTTGATGCTTGGTTGTTGCTGCGTGGCTTGAAAACTTTGCCAGTTCGGATGGAGCGTCACTCATCGAATGCCGAAAAATTAATAACGTATTTAAAAGGGCAGCATCTAGTTGAAGAGGTTTTTTATCCGTATGACCCGGATAATCCACAATATGCCATTGCACAACGACAAATGCGTGCTGGTGGCGGTATTATTTCGTTTACAGTGAAAGGTGGAACAGAGGAGGCGCAGTTATTTATGGATAGTCTATCTCTTATTAAGATTGCAGTTAGTCTTGGTGATACAGAGACGCTCATCCAGCATCCAGCAACTATGACTCATTCGGGTGTTCCTGAACAGGAGCGTCTTCGCATGGGCATTACGGATTCCTTGCTCAGACTTTCCGTAGGTCTCGAACATGTCGAGGATTTGATTGGGGATATGGAAGCAGCCTTCGCGGTAATGAAGTAA
- a CDS encoding cysteine desulfurase family protein — translation MIYFDNSATTAPDDSVLTSFIEVNKRFYANPASIHLAGKQAETLLEKSRAQILSILSAPDGNIIFTSGGTEANNLAVIGFARAFRSRGNHIITTEIEHPSVLFAMEYLETQGFDVDYLAVDEQGMISTEELKSKLRAETIVVSIMHVNNEIGTVQPLAECARLIKQYSRALFHSDTVQSFGKLPISLTGDGPDAITISAHKINGLKGSGLLAFRKGIPPQALNFGGGQEHGLRSGTVAVADAVALAKAMRISLLDEERQEFRQWRNRLVNFIKNYDDVVVLAPDKAAPHIVSIAFYKVKGEVAVNFFQEKGITVSTSSACSSKSGAAGHVIEAIRLAEKYKNGVIRISFGKNNSEQHVVEFEQVFAQFMELLGRGNG, via the coding sequence ATGATTTATTTTGACAATAGTGCGACTACAGCTCCTGACGATAGTGTGCTTACTTCTTTCATTGAAGTGAATAAGCGTTTTTATGCAAATCCTGCTTCGATACACCTTGCGGGCAAACAGGCTGAAACGCTGTTAGAAAAATCTAGAGCACAAATTTTATCGATTCTTAGTGCGCCAGACGGCAATATCATATTTACTTCTGGAGGGACAGAGGCGAATAATTTAGCAGTTATCGGTTTTGCACGGGCGTTTCGTTCTAGGGGAAATCATATCATTACGACTGAAATTGAGCATCCTTCTGTGCTATTTGCGATGGAATACCTAGAAACACAGGGGTTTGACGTTGATTATTTGGCAGTGGATGAACAAGGAATGATTTCTACAGAAGAATTAAAGAGCAAGCTACGCGCAGAGACAATTGTCGTCAGTATTATGCATGTGAACAATGAGATTGGAACTGTCCAGCCATTAGCTGAATGCGCTCGGCTGATTAAACAGTATTCACGTGCGTTATTCCATTCCGATACGGTGCAAAGCTTTGGGAAATTGCCTATTTCACTGACAGGCGATGGCCCGGATGCAATTACCATTTCAGCCCATAAAATCAATGGCTTAAAAGGGTCAGGTCTACTAGCATTTAGAAAAGGTATACCGCCGCAAGCGTTGAACTTTGGTGGTGGCCAGGAGCATGGGCTACGAAGCGGTACGGTAGCGGTAGCAGATGCAGTAGCACTTGCCAAAGCGATGCGGATTAGCTTGCTCGATGAAGAACGTCAGGAATTTAGACAATGGCGAAATCGTCTCGTTAATTTTATTAAGAACTATGACGATGTTGTTGTTCTTGCGCCTGACAAAGCAGCACCACATATTGTATCGATTGCATTTTATAAAGTAAAAGGTGAAGTTGCTGTTAATTTTTTTCAAGAGAAAGGGATTACAGTGTCGACTTCTAGTGCTTGTTCATCTAAAAGTGGTGCGGCAGGACATGTAATAGAAGCTATTCGATTGGCTGAAAAATATAAAAATGGCGTAATTCGAATTAGTTTTGGGAAAAATAATAGTGAACAACATGTAGTGGAATTCGAGCAAGTATTTGCGCAGTTCATGGAGCTACTTGGAAGGGGAAATGGCTGA
- a CDS encoding sensor domain-containing diguanylate cyclase — MIDNQLIMFQIKSELLDLLMKDTSLKSYEQWFEILKPKLQHYFDIEEMDFFINNQKIFLPLAGHRSAAEIRKAVPISDIDLARPNLGSAYIKEFTDRGYGYADDFLQIRDEKSRLLGLLLVKSTDKWHDFTESIFIDELEQTIGRLILVVKRIISLDKKEKESRRLYGIMELFNATMDSQVILDGIVSAISESFPDFPVELFLSHEQKEIMHSYKLLDYINERPPTMKAFVSGDVTVEEMIEQGTRFVNVPILGRQGIYGVLRIEVPIDFVFSVAEKNYIRTVATTAGNALENANLYDQSHRLIEDLQLVNETSKKLNSNMPFGEMISFLRQQLQKAFQPMEIAFVFYNETGGYDVSQMSSPFFRMKTGSEYIEFASSNLKNGKEALFEANYSSTSSRQVLYESIIAIPIMNQEKVAGFVILAHKEPYFFSFDSFKLMSSLIGHSSLALANSILQGQLQELVDKDNLTKLYTRSYLDKVVEQSITNDEIGVFLLLDVDNFKMVNDTYGHAKGDDVLKQISSAILAEVAEAGIVARWGGEEIAVYLPLVDFSDGAELAKRLVHLIPTVTEPQVTVSVGMNSRTKEQPMTFQELFHNTDTALYKAKNNGKNQFVIYGTAISQL; from the coding sequence ATGATAGATAATCAATTGATAATGTTCCAAATCAAAAGTGAATTATTGGATTTATTAATGAAAGATACTAGTTTGAAGTCTTATGAACAATGGTTTGAAATACTAAAACCTAAATTACAACATTATTTTGATATTGAGGAAATGGATTTCTTCATTAATAATCAAAAAATTTTTTTGCCCCTTGCCGGGCATCGATCTGCCGCTGAGATACGAAAGGCTGTTCCAATCAGTGATATAGACCTTGCAAGGCCGAATTTAGGTAGCGCTTACATCAAGGAGTTTACAGATAGAGGCTATGGATATGCGGACGACTTTTTACAGATTCGTGATGAAAAATCTAGGCTACTTGGGCTTTTACTTGTTAAGTCAACGGATAAATGGCATGACTTTACTGAGTCGATTTTTATAGATGAATTGGAACAGACCATTGGCCGATTAATTTTAGTGGTGAAACGGATAATTTCATTAGACAAAAAAGAGAAGGAGTCAAGGAGACTCTATGGAATCATGGAACTATTCAATGCAACGATGGATAGTCAAGTAATTTTAGATGGTATTGTATCGGCTATATCCGAATCGTTTCCTGATTTCCCTGTTGAATTATTTTTGTCGCATGAACAGAAGGAAATCATGCATTCATATAAGTTGCTTGACTACATAAATGAAAGACCGCCAACGATGAAGGCTTTTGTATCAGGAGATGTTACGGTCGAAGAGATGATTGAACAGGGAACTAGATTTGTTAATGTACCGATATTGGGACGACAAGGTATTTACGGTGTACTACGAATAGAAGTTCCGATTGATTTTGTATTTTCGGTAGCAGAGAAAAATTACATTCGGACAGTGGCAACGACGGCAGGCAATGCGTTGGAAAATGCTAACCTTTACGATCAATCCCATCGCTTGATTGAAGACCTGCAGCTTGTAAATGAAACGTCCAAGAAGTTGAATAGTAATATGCCCTTCGGAGAGATGATTTCATTTTTGAGGCAGCAGTTGCAGAAGGCATTCCAACCAATGGAAATAGCATTCGTTTTTTATAATGAAACGGGTGGATACGATGTATCTCAAATGAGTTCGCCCTTTTTTAGAATGAAAACAGGCAGTGAGTATATTGAGTTTGCCTCCTCTAACTTGAAGAATGGTAAGGAAGCATTGTTTGAGGCAAATTATAGTAGTACTTCAAGCCGACAGGTGCTTTATGAATCGATTATCGCCATTCCGATTATGAATCAGGAGAAAGTCGCAGGCTTTGTTATTTTAGCACATAAAGAACCATACTTTTTCTCTTTCGATAGTTTCAAGTTAATGAGCTCGCTTATAGGACACTCCTCACTGGCGCTCGCAAACTCTATCTTGCAGGGACAGCTTCAGGAGTTAGTAGATAAGGATAACTTGACAAAATTATATACGCGAAGTTATTTGGATAAGGTTGTCGAACAATCAATTACAAATGATGAAATAGGAGTATTTTTATTATTGGATGTCGATAATTTTAAAATGGTCAATGACACTTACGGGCATGCCAAAGGTGACGATGTGTTAAAGCAAATATCTTCTGCTATTTTAGCGGAGGTGGCTGAGGCAGGAATTGTGGCAAGGTGGGGTGGGGAGGAAATCGCTGTTTATCTACCATTAGTAGATTTTTCTGATGGTGCAGAACTAGCGAAACGACTTGTTCATCTCATCCCGACAGTGACAGAGCCGCAAGTGACTGTATCCGTCGGGATGAACAGTCGAACAAAGGAACAGCCGATGACATTCCAAGAACTCTTCCATAACACGGATACGGCGTTGTATAAGGCTAAAAATAATGGAAAAAATCAGTTTGTCATTTATGGGACAGCGATTTCGCAATTGTGA
- the pelA gene encoding pectate lyase, translated as MRKSALSLLLSFTLLLSVAAVFLQPSTVVMAADATGVTSSISDILKHQQADGGWKKDYSVTSGEWAKSTIDNNATYTEIRRLASEYKKNKDSKYSAAAVKGINFLLNMQYANGGWPQVYKSSGYHKHITYNDDAMINVMILLDEVANKKGDFSFVDSSLADKSKKAVDKGIDGILKTQVVVNGKLTAWGQQHDSSTLKPAGARAYEVPSLSSKESVSIVKFLKTRPSNSKITASIKASEDWLKSVGITGIKVVKTSSDVTVVNDKSVTAPIWARFYEIGTNKAIFVGRDGVVKYKLSDIEKERRTGYAWYGNWPASLLK; from the coding sequence ATGAGAAAAAGTGCTCTATCTTTGCTATTGTCATTTACTTTGTTACTATCTGTTGCTGCAGTATTTCTACAACCATCAACAGTAGTTATGGCAGCAGATGCTACTGGCGTAACTTCAAGCATCTCGGACATCTTGAAACATCAACAGGCAGATGGCGGTTGGAAAAAGGACTACTCTGTAACGAGCGGAGAATGGGCTAAATCGACGATAGACAACAATGCTACGTATACGGAAATCAGAAGATTGGCCAGTGAATACAAAAAAAATAAAGACAGCAAATACTCCGCAGCTGCCGTTAAAGGAATTAACTTTTTACTAAACATGCAATATGCAAATGGTGGATGGCCGCAAGTTTATAAAAGCTCTGGCTATCATAAACACATTACCTACAATGATGATGCGATGATCAATGTCATGATTCTATTGGATGAAGTTGCAAATAAGAAAGGTGATTTTTCATTTGTTGACAGCAGTTTGGCTGACAAAAGCAAAAAAGCGGTAGATAAAGGAATCGATGGGATTTTGAAAACACAGGTTGTTGTTAATGGTAAGCTTACTGCCTGGGGACAACAGCATGACTCATCAACGCTGAAACCAGCTGGAGCGCGAGCATACGAAGTACCCTCTCTTAGCTCAAAAGAAAGTGTATCCATTGTAAAGTTTTTAAAAACAAGACCTTCAAATTCCAAAATTACTGCATCGATTAAAGCATCTGAAGATTGGTTGAAATCAGTCGGAATTACAGGAATTAAAGTCGTCAAAACAAGCTCTGATGTTACAGTTGTAAATGATAAGAGTGTGACAGCACCAATCTGGGCTCGTTTTTACGAAATTGGGACTAATAAAGCAATATTTGTAGGTCGAGATGGTGTCGTGAAATATAAACTTAGCGATATTGAAAAAGAAAGAAGAACAGGTTATGCTTGGTATGGAAACTGGCCAGCTAGTCTACTGAAATAA
- a CDS encoding cobalamin-binding protein has translation MKLISICPSNTELLAYLGLIDQLVAVDDFSDWPASVTTLPRLGPDLSIDMDKLEMYEPDLVLASLSVPGMEKNIKELEKRKIPHIVLDPQSLDDIAENLLIVGQACGIEEQALRIKTEYLSFIADMKRRAATVETTPSLYWEWWPKPVFTPGRINWLTEISSIAGGLNEFRDVELASVQTDWEDVLKRNPDYILLAWVGVRADKVKTEVVLKRPGWKELAAVKDGRLAKMEEELYCRPSPRLLEGAFKLGNMIHPEIYTDLKLPDWITNA, from the coding sequence ATGAAACTAATTTCAATTTGCCCAAGCAACACAGAATTACTCGCCTATCTCGGTCTCATTGACCAGCTCGTCGCAGTCGACGACTTTTCAGATTGGCCCGCAAGTGTAACAACTCTTCCTCGACTTGGGCCTGATTTATCGATTGATATGGATAAACTTGAAATGTATGAACCCGATCTTGTCCTTGCGTCACTCAGTGTACCTGGCATGGAAAAAAATATTAAAGAACTAGAGAAGCGTAAAATCCCACATATTGTTTTGGACCCACAAAGTCTGGATGATATCGCCGAAAACCTGTTAATCGTTGGACAAGCATGCGGTATTGAAGAGCAAGCCCTTCGAATTAAAACCGAATACCTATCTTTTATTGCCGACATGAAAAGACGTGCAGCAACCGTCGAAACAACTCCCTCCCTCTACTGGGAATGGTGGCCAAAGCCTGTATTTACGCCCGGTCGCATTAATTGGCTAACGGAAATCAGTTCAATCGCAGGTGGACTCAATGAATTCCGTGACGTTGAGCTTGCTAGTGTGCAAACTGATTGGGAGGATGTCTTAAAGAGAAACCCTGATTATATTCTGCTAGCATGGGTTGGTGTTCGAGCCGATAAAGTGAAAACAGAAGTCGTTCTAAAGCGTCCTGGCTGGAAAGAACTTGCTGCCGTTAAAGATGGACGTCTAGCTAAAATGGAAGAAGAACTATACTGCCGCCCTTCCCCACGCCTACTTGAAGGTGCTTTCAAACTAGGGAATATGATTCATCCAGAAATATATACAGATTTGAAACTGCCTGACTGGATTACAAACGCATAA
- a CDS encoding alpha/beta-type small acid-soluble spore protein: protein MPNSGGNSNQLVVPGVRQALDQMKNEIANEFGVQMGPDATARSNGSVGGEITKRLVRQAQQQMSGYSQK from the coding sequence ATGCCAAACAGTGGTGGTAATTCAAATCAGCTTGTCGTTCCAGGCGTAAGACAAGCACTAGACCAAATGAAAAATGAAATTGCAAACGAATTTGGCGTACAAATGGGTCCAGACGCTACAGCGCGTTCAAATGGATCTGTTGGTGGAGAAATTACAAAGCGCTTAGTACGTCAGGCACAACAGCAAATGAGCGGTTATAGCCAAAAATAA
- the thiI gene encoding tRNA uracil 4-sulfurtransferase ThiI, protein MEWNELLIRYGEISLKGRNRNVFVKKLRKNIKEALSDLPTVALQAERDRMFLFADDKRDMEEAIIRLPHIFGIQSFSPVAKCEATLEAIKETALRVIGAGETAGKTFKVEIRRTDKSFPLVTGELQQEIAAHVLQNFPELIVQMKKPEVLLHVEIRSEGAYLTAKVHKGAAGMPVGSNGHSLLMLSGGIDSPVAGYLMMKRGVSIDAIHFASPPFTSELAKKKVMDLAEKLSSFGAAVRLHIIPFTEIQQTIVNQVPDNVSMTTTRRLMLQIADQVRAEIGALAIVTGESLGQVASQTLESLTAINAVTTTPILRPLIASDKLDIIEIAQKIGTYDISIQPYEDCCTIFSPSNPKTKPRLEKVIYYESFSDFAPMVEEAVKNRITVDLPLQKQDEFDDLL, encoded by the coding sequence ATGGAATGGAATGAGTTATTAATTCGATATGGTGAAATATCGTTAAAGGGTCGCAATCGTAATGTGTTTGTGAAGAAATTACGCAAGAATATTAAAGAGGCATTAAGTGATTTACCGACGGTAGCACTCCAAGCGGAACGTGATCGTATGTTTCTATTTGCGGATGACAAACGGGATATGGAAGAAGCGATTATTAGGCTACCGCATATTTTTGGTATTCAGTCATTTAGTCCAGTTGCCAAATGTGAGGCCACACTTGAAGCGATAAAAGAAACTGCGCTTCGTGTTATTGGTGCAGGTGAAACAGCAGGAAAAACTTTCAAAGTCGAAATTCGACGGACTGATAAATCCTTTCCACTTGTAACTGGTGAATTGCAACAAGAAATTGCAGCACATGTGCTACAAAACTTCCCGGAATTGATTGTGCAAATGAAAAAACCAGAAGTATTATTGCATGTGGAAATTAGAAGCGAAGGTGCCTATTTAACAGCTAAAGTACATAAAGGTGCGGCAGGTATGCCAGTTGGCTCGAATGGCCATTCCCTTCTTATGCTGTCAGGCGGTATAGATAGTCCAGTCGCAGGTTACTTAATGATGAAACGCGGCGTATCGATTGATGCGATTCACTTTGCGAGTCCACCGTTTACAAGTGAATTAGCGAAAAAGAAAGTGATGGATCTGGCTGAAAAGCTAAGTTCCTTCGGAGCAGCGGTGCGTCTTCATATTATTCCGTTTACTGAAATTCAGCAAACCATCGTCAATCAGGTACCAGACAATGTGTCAATGACGACAACGCGTAGATTGATGCTGCAAATTGCTGATCAAGTACGTGCGGAAATAGGTGCACTGGCAATTGTAACAGGGGAAAGCCTTGGACAAGTAGCGAGCCAGACGCTTGAAAGTTTGACGGCGATTAATGCAGTGACGACGACGCCAATTTTACGTCCGCTGATTGCTTCAGATAAGCTGGACATTATTGAGATTGCACAAAAAATCGGAACTTATGATATTTCGATTCAGCCTTATGAAGATTGCTGTACGATTTTCTCGCCTTCCAATCCAAAAACAAAACCGAGACTTGAAAAAGTCATATACTATGAAAGTTTTTCTGATTTTGCACCGATGGTTGAAGAAGCGGTGAAGAATCGGATAACTGTTGACTTGCCGCTTCAGAAGCAAGATGAATTCGATGACCTACTGTAA
- a CDS encoding GAF domain-containing protein, which yields MFVEVDYATDINAKYEQLVNQLDALLTGESNRYANLSNASALLNQFFDRINWVGFYLLDYEELVLGPFQGLPACIRIPLGRGVCGTAAQTQKSIIVPDVNAFPGHIACDAASKSEIVIPLIKDGNLIGVLDIDSPELNRFTEEDRIGLENVVQVLVKHI from the coding sequence TTGTTCGTAGAAGTCGACTATGCTACTGATATAAATGCTAAGTATGAGCAACTTGTGAATCAATTAGATGCTTTGTTAACGGGTGAAAGCAATAGATATGCCAACTTAAGCAATGCTTCTGCATTACTTAATCAATTTTTTGACCGCATCAATTGGGTAGGTTTTTATTTACTGGACTATGAAGAGCTCGTACTCGGCCCTTTCCAAGGTCTTCCTGCGTGTATTCGGATTCCACTCGGAAGAGGCGTCTGCGGAACAGCTGCCCAAACACAAAAATCAATTATTGTACCAGACGTTAATGCATTCCCAGGACATATTGCCTGTGATGCAGCTTCAAAGTCTGAAATCGTTATCCCACTTATAAAAGACGGCAATTTAATCGGTGTCCTTGATATCGATAGTCCCGAACTGAATCGCTTCACTGAAGAGGACCGTATAGGTCTTGAAAACGTTGTTCAAGTGCTCGTAAAGCATATCTAA
- a CDS encoding alpha/beta-type small acid-soluble spore protein, with translation MPNSGNSNQLVVPGVRQALDQMKNEIANEFGVQMGPDATSRANGSVGGEITKRLVRQAQEQMKGYQK, from the coding sequence ATGCCAAACAGTGGTAATTCAAATCAACTTGTTGTTCCAGGTGTAAGACAGGCGCTGGATCAAATGAAGAACGAAATTGCAAATGAATTTGGAGTACAAATGGGCCCAGATGCTACATCGCGTGCCAACGGTTCCGTCGGCGGAGAAATTACAAAGCGATTAGTACGTCAGGCTCAAGAGCAAATGAAGGGTTACCAAAAATAA
- the rpsD gene encoding 30S ribosomal protein S4 produces the protein MARYTGPAWKLSRRLGISLSGTGKEIEKRPYAPGQHGPNQRKKLSEYGLQLQEKQKLRFMYGVNERQFKTMFLKAGKMPGKHGENFMILLETRLDNVAYRMGLARTRRAARQLVNHGHLLVDGKRVDIPSYSVKPGQEISLREKSQNLDIVNEALEVNNYVPEFVTFNNDTKVGQFVRMPERSELAAEINEALIVEFYNR, from the coding sequence ATGGCTCGTTATACAGGTCCAGCTTGGAAATTATCCCGTCGTCTTGGAATCTCACTTTCAGGAACAGGTAAAGAAATCGAAAAACGCCCTTACGCACCAGGACAACACGGTCCTAACCAACGTAAAAAACTTTCCGAATACGGATTGCAATTACAAGAAAAACAAAAACTTCGTTTCATGTACGGCGTAAACGAACGCCAATTCAAAACGATGTTCCTTAAAGCAGGTAAAATGCCTGGTAAACACGGTGAGAACTTCATGATTCTTCTTGAAACTCGCCTTGATAACGTTGCTTACCGCATGGGCCTTGCTCGTACGCGTCGTGCAGCACGCCAACTTGTAAACCACGGTCACCTATTGGTTGATGGTAAACGCGTTGACATCCCGTCTTACAGTGTTAAACCTGGTCAAGAAATTTCTCTTCGTGAGAAATCTCAAAACCTTGACATTGTAAATGAAGCGTTAGAAGTGAACAACTATGTTCCTGAATTCGTTACATTCAACAATGACACTAAAGTTGGGCAATTCGTTCGCATGCCTGAACGCAGCGAGCTAGCGGCTGAAATCAACGAAGCACTTATCGTTGAATTCTACAACCGTTAA